The DNA window ACTTCCATTCCCAAAAAGCGGATCTTTGATGGTATAAAGCATTGTTCCGGGGCGGTAGCGGGTTTCAATTTTTTCTGCCTGAATTAATTTTTTAATGGAACTTCCTTTCTGAATAACAAACTGAAGATTGCCACCCATTCCGGGGAAATACAAGGCAAATTCCGGCAAGTCACCAGCTTCTATGCGGGAAGCCAAGTGGTTTCCATAAAGTGCACGATTGAATCTGTATTTTCCATTGACCAATAAAAAATCACCGTTGTCTTCTTTATAATGCAGTTTCCGCTCACTTTTCTGCCAGTGTTTTGATTGGGAAAAAGAAAGTAAAAAAGCAGATAAGACGATAAAGCAGGCCAGAATTGATCTTTTTCGCATCTTATTTAAAATTGGTTACAGGTTGGCCATTCACAATGACATTTTTTAAAGTCACATTTTTTAAGAAATCAACTTTATAAGGAATTTCAACACCATTGATTTTAGCATTGATCATGGTGAAATCCGTTACAGGAAAAGTTTCATAAGCATCAGAAAGGACAGCATATTTTCCCCCTCCTTTTACCTCTAAGTTTTCTACCCATATATTTCGAATCGTCGGAATAAAATTGCCGGGTTTTTCATAATGCATATTGAAACGGACGGCTGCTTCTTTATAAGAGCCAACTTTTGTGTTATAAAAAAATACATTTTCAATAATTCCACCACGGCTCGAACTGGTTTTAATACGAAGTGCTCTTTCAAGATTTTTACTGTCCATTACATTTCCTACTGCATAGATGTTTTTGGCACCACCTGCAATTTCACTTCCGATCACAACGCCACCATGTCCGTCTTTCATTTCGCAATTTTCAATGATATGATTTTCTGCAGGTTTTCCGATATCTCTTCCATCTTCATCTCTTCCGGATTTTATGGCAATACAATCATCTCCGGTATCGAAATAGGAATCTTTAATCCAAACATTTTTACATGCCTCCGGATCGAAACCGTCATTATTGGGACCATGACTTATTATTCTTACTCTTTCGATCAGAACGTTTTCACAAAGTACCGGATTGAGGTTCCACATCGGGGAATTTTTTACATGAACATCTGCCATCCAGAAATTTTTACTTTTGTAAGGCTGAACGAGATTAGGTCTTAAGTAATATCCATCTCCAAACACTCTTTCTCTAGGATCTTTTTTTTCAGCCATATATTGATGGAGCTTTGTACGTGCAGGTGTTTGCTTTCCGGGACGTGACTCATTCCAACCGTATTTTCTTGCACCACACCAAAACCACCAATGATCTTCATCTGCATTTCCATCTAATGTTCCTTTTCCTGTAATGGCGATATTTTCTTCCTCGTAAGCGTATATCAGTGATGAATAATTCATACATTCCATTCCTTCCCATCTTGTGAATACAATAGGATAATCATTACTGTCCTGACTGAACAAAATAGTTGCTCCCTCACTTACATGAAGATTCACATTACTTTTTAAATAAATGGCACCCGTCAAAAAAATTCCTTCTGGAACTACAACTCTTCCTCCTCCTTCAGAATTGCATCTTTCAATAGTTTTTCTAAATGCTTCAGTATTTTTTGTTTTTCCATCTCCAATGGCACCAAAATCAGTAATGAGATAATCTTTTTTTCTGAAGTTGGGTTTTATAATTTGTTTTTTTAATGCCTGAATTTCTTTTAGTGGCTCCTGTGCTGAAGTCCAGGCTTTATATTGAGCCGAGATCTGGATTGATAATAACAGTGCAAAAAGGAATAAAGCATACTTTTTCATAATATTATAAGATTGTTTAGTTTTAAATAGGAATGCTATTCTATAGTTTTCTTTTCTTTTATCGCAATCTAAAATAATTGCAATTAGAAATTATCCTGCACTGTCGGCGTAACTGATTTCTAATTTTTTCTGAAATATATAATTTTTTATGTAATCGATTGCATTAATAAATAAAGAGAAATTAGATTTACCCAAATTAAACCATATGTAAAAACTCAAAATGTACTTTTTATAATGATTAATAAAGAATAAAAGAAATTTCAAAGGTCTGTTTTTTTAAATAGATAGAAGTTAAAATATTTATTTGTCCTACAAACTTTATCGGAAGTATTAATTTGCAATCTTTGGAATTTAAAACAGGGTTTGATAAAGATTAATTCTCTTTATTAAATGTTTTCATGTAAAAAAGGCAAAAATAAATGCAAAGAGTTTACTGAACAGTCATTACCTATAAGTTTAAAAAAAACAGCTGTGAAATTAATTTCACAACTGTTTACATCATTTTACCTGTTTAATCCTACAGGATTTTTTAAAAATCAGTGATTAATTTTTAATAATTTTTTGTGTGGTTTTTTCTTTACCATTATCTAATGATAGAATATAAACTCCTGAAAGCAATGATTCTACATTAATGGATTGAGATCTTGTTTCTCCTGATAATACCACTTTTCCAAGAGCATCAATAAGCTGATATTTGAACTCCGAACCGGAAGCAGATTTAATTTTAATTATTTCTTTTACCGGATTTGGATAAATACTGATGGTATTATTATCTGCTAAAGATTCAGAAACCAATGAGCTGATACCAGCAGATGAAGCTATTCTTAATGTATAATCTTCAACCTGACCGTAATCAAATGTTCCACATGATGAAGTTGGCAATGAATTGTATCTCATAATAACTCTCATTCTTGTATCACCTGTAATAGCTGTTGTTGGAATTGTTATATTTCCTGAAACAGGAGATGTTGTGCTGCCTGTTTTAGACCATGCTAATTCCCCAACATCAGTAAAGTCGCCGTCACCGTTATAATCAATATAAACAGCATAAGCTTCACTAAACTTATAAAATGACCAATATGGAGTTATAGTAATGGAATAGGTATTTCCTTTTGCAACATTTCCTATAGAAGAAGTAAAGTTTTCATATCCCGTTGTTCCTGTTGAAGCTTGGTTGATATTCGCAAATTTAACATTAGCAATGCGTTCATCTGAAGTAGAGTTTGCAGAAGAAGAACAGTAAGTTGTTGTCGTTCCACCTGATTGGGTAGTTACATTTACTGTATTGCTAGCTGGAGAAACATTCCCTGCAGCATCTTTTGCTTTTACCGTAAAGCTATATGCTGTAGAAGGCGAAAGTCCTGTCACCGAATATGTTGTCGCTGTAGTAGTAGAACCTAAAAGACTTGTTCCTCTATAAACATCATATCCCGTTACGGCAACATTATCCGTAGATCCGCTCCATGATAATGCAGTGGAATTCTGTGTAGTAGAAGACGCTGTCAACTGAGGCGCAGTAGGAGCCTGAGTATCTGTTGTCGGGTTTCCACCTCCAGTATATGCCTGTCCTAGACCTACTGCATAAAATGCATTTTGAGTCGCTATATGTTCTGCCGAATCAGCACCAAAAAGATCTTTAACTGCTTGGATTCCATAGGTTAAAGCATTATTATAAGTGGAGTTGGATGTAAGATAAGAAGTCTCCAATCTATACACAATTTTCGCAGCTTTTTCAAATCCTATTCCCGTAACATTAAAGCTATTTCCAATATCATTGGTACCTGTACCACCCATTACCAAAAGATAAAACCAATAGTTCAGGACACCACTGTTGTAATGAACACCACAATTATCATTGGTGTTGGGGTTAGGAATACAATTGTTACTTGCATCTTTCCAATAGGTTCCTTTATAAGTGTCCGGTTGTTTTGATAATCCTGAGTTTGGATTACTAAGTGATCTTAAATAACTAGGAGATACTTTGGTAATATCTTCTCCAATTAAAAAGTTCTGTTTATCCGGTGCATATGTATTTTCAACCACGGAACCCCAGATGTCAGAAAGTCCCTCGTTTATAGCTCCTGATTCTCTTTGGTATACTAAATTGGCAGTTGTTTGACATACTGCATGTCCTAATTCGTGAGCTGTAACATCAAATGCACCAAGTGGTTTGAATGTACTTGCGCCATCACCATATACCATTTCGCTTCCTGTCCAAGCTGCATTTTCCCAAGAATTTAATACATGAACATAACTGTCAAGTACAGCACCCTGATTATCATAACTATTTCTATTGAAAGCTGTTTTGAAATAATCATACGTTTTTTCTACTCCCCAGTGTACATCCAGTGCCACATCATTACCGGTAGAAGAATGTTCTGCAGTGGTCCAGTTATTATCTGTATCCGTGATATTGTTTTTTACAAGGTTGGTATAATTCGCATTATTGTTATTATAAGTATTTACTCCACCACCTCTTGTGTTATCTTTTAATACATATTTATTATTCAAAAGAGTGGTTTCAATAGACTTTGATCCACTGTATTTTGTTTGGGCTGTTCCTGCAACAAAAATTGATGCAAAATCCTGTTTTGCCTGATTTTCTACTCCAATAATTGGGATGCTACTCAATTCTTTTCCATGGGCATTTTCTCCCGCATGTTTCATGATGGGATCATTAAGTATTATTGCTCCGGATTTTGCATCTACATAAACATGAGATCTTAAAAATGGTTCAGCTGAAAAAATATCAAACTTATATGATAATAAAAGTCTATACTTTCCATTAGAAGCCTCAACAGGGATTAAAACAAGTTCTCCTTTTGGCTGATACCCAATTTCTTTTCCATGCTCAGTTCCTGTCATTAAAGTTTTTGCACCCAGATGTTTTATGGCTTTTTGAAGTGCCACAGATTCTGAAAAATCGGGTTGGGTATTCACATTGTCAGTATCATACATTTCACCGTTCATGCTTACCAGATTGCCTTTTATATAATGCAATATGTACTTGGCAAATTCAACTTTAATCCCATTGTGATAAAGCTGGTATTTTTCGTCCGAAAAATCACTGAACAGTTTTGCAGATTCCGTTTTAACCATTTCAGATCCTGCAGGGAGGTTTAAAAGCTCTGAGAAAAACTTTTTGTTGTCCGATAAGGCCAGGTCTTTAGCGGCTGTTCCTGAATTGAACTTAATGAATGATGATCTGCCATCATCACTATTGATCTTTTGCTCAACATATCTTTGAGCTTGTAGAGAAATACCACTTACTAAAAGTGGAATAAAAAACGCAAAAATTAATTTGTTTTTCATAAATAAAATCTTTTGTTTGGTTTGTTTATTAAAATTCAACAGTTAGAGTAAAAGTTATGTTTTTCACAATTCACTTTACAATGACCATTGATTTCACAAGTATACAATCCAAACCATTATACGCTGTAATTTGAGGATATTACATAGATATAACACGTATTTAAGTTGTTGTAAATCAGTTGTTTAAAGTTGTTTGTAAATCTGGGAGATGATGCAATATTATTATTTTAATAAAATTAAAGCAGATATAAAATCTATATTTTTCAATTTTAACATGCATTTTGTATACTATTTTCCAGATATGAAGTATTAAAAATTGGTAATCTGCAATTATAGATTCTGAAAAGAATATCATTTATACAAATCAACTCCATTATATTCTCGTTGTAACAGATCTATTTTTTGGTTTAGGAAATCTGATATTTATTGCTATTATTTTCTCTTTTTTGAATATTTATTGTGATACCAATAATAAAGAAAACTTAAAATGAAATACCAAAATCGGGATGTTATGTCTCCGTAGGAAATGTTTTTCCTTGTGATTATTAATTAATGTTGAATGTAGTGAGGTTCTAAGGTTCTGTTGATTCCTATTTTTACTCATACTTTATCTTTTAATTAAGGTGCTTAATTTTTTTATTATACAATTGTATTTACTGTAACTGTAAAGTTTATGTTGAATAGTTGAATCGGCTGTTTTATTATTTTGATTGACATTCTTCATCCAGATGTAGATATCAACGTTTGATGGGATCCCCAATTTTTTTCTTAATCTATGCTTTCTTATTTGTATGGATTGTGGTTGTACAAGCGTATATTGAGCAATATCTTTAGTTGAAAAGTTAAGGAATAATAAAGCACAAAATCGTAATTCGTTGATGAGCATATTAGGTTCTATTTCTAAAAGTCCTGGAAATAAATCAGGATATACCTCTTGAAAGCGGTTTAAAAATTCCGAATCATTGTTTTTAGCTAATCTTACTATTTCTTCAAAATCAGTATTTAGCTTTTTGTTTAATAATTTAGTTTCTTGATTTTTTTTATTTAAAATCTTTCGCTCTTTACGGATCTTTGTAAAAATGTATATAAAAAAAGCTATAACCAATATAGCGATTATACATATAATATAAATTAAGGATCTGGTTTTGGACTTCAATTTCTCCTCTTTTTTGATAACCAACTCTTTTACAATGCTTTCCGTTGAGTCTTGAGAGCTCGTATTTAAACTATTATTGGTAGAATTATATTTCTGGAGAAATGTTTTGTATAACTCTTTATTATTAATTTTTAAATAGGCCTGAGAAATTAATTGATAAAGATCTGACATGACATGTATATTCTTAGTTTCCTTAGCTAATTCTAACGCCTTTTGATAGTTGTTAATAGCTAATGAATATTTTTTCTTTCTGTCATAAATTTTGCCTTTAACCTGATATAATTTGACATTACAGCTACCTACTAAAATTCTTTTTTGTACTTTCAATAATTTAAAATATATATCTGCCGAATCAATTTTATTTTCGTCAATTTTAACTTCTATCAATGTTAAATGAGCCCAAGCTGATATTGTTTGTAATCTTTGATTTTTTTTCTTCTGTAATAGAGCAATTGCTTTTTCGAGATAGAAAGTAGCAGAGTCAAATTGTTTTTTACCTCTATACACGACACCAGTATCAATGAATGCCGATGCTTTAGTATATATTTTTATTGAATCAACAGGTATTTTATCTGATAATACAGCTATTTCTTTAAGTTCAATTATGGCATCTTTATAAAGGCCTATAGCAATATAATTATAACTGGTAAGTTGTTTTATTTTCATCTGAGTACAGAGATCGTTTTTAGCATAGTTCTCTGTTTTTGCCAAATTCAGATACTTTAGACTTTTTTTATAATTCGCTTCAAAAATAAAAGTATTGGATAGATTTAAATAAATCAACGTAATTCCTTTAGAATAGCTGATTTTTTTTGCTTCTTTCAAGACCAACATATTTTCTCTTATATATTGATCATGTTTTCCATTTAGTCCTAAAGTACTTAGCCTTTTAAGTTTCGAATCAATATATTGAGAAGTGATCTTTTCCTGGGCAAATATAAAAGTTGAAAATAAAAAGAATAGAATTTTTAGCATAGATTAATGAATTATTAAATAGCATTATTAATGTTCTTCATCCAATTGTAAATATCTTGATCAGAAGTAATGTTGAGTTTCTTTCTCAATCTGTTTTTTCGTGTTTGTATGGATTGAGGTTTTACGAAAGTATATGTCGCTATGTCTTTGGTAGAAAAATCGAGAAATAGCAAAGCACAAAACTTTAACTCACTGTGAAGAAGCATGGGATCAATATTTAAAAGGCTTGAAAAGAAATCAGGGTATACTTCTTGAAACCTGGTTAGAAATTCTGAATTATTATTTTTCGCCATTTGTATGATCTCTTCATAAGCAATGGGAAGTTTTTCATTTAATAATGTAGTTTCTTCATCTTTTAGATTAAATTTTTTTTTCTTTTTATCTCTCTTTCTTATCATGAAAAACATAAAAATAAGCAAACAGAAAGTACATAAAATCAAACTGCCTAGTAAAAGTTGGTTTGTGGTCTCTATTTTACTTTCTTTTTGTATAATTAATTCTTGTACTATTTTTTCAATTTCCGGTTGCTTTGTCCGTATTAATTTCTCATTTATAGCAGCCGACATTTTAGAGTATTTTTGAGCGGAATTATTATCCCCTTTCTGCTTGTAAATTTCAGACATAGCATGATATAGCCATTGTAATTGTACTATATTATGGGTGTTTTTAACCAGTTCAATTGCCTTTTGATAATTTATAATGGCAAAATCATATTCTTTTTTATAGCAATTGATTAAGCCTTTTACTTTGTATAGCCTAAAATTATTGTTTCCAAGAATTTTTTTTGATGGAATTTCTATCGCCTGGAGCAGTATAGTTGCTGAATCTATTTTTTTTTCAGTGATATTTACTTCGATCAAACCCATAGAATACCATAATAAAATTGCCTGAAGTCTGGGAGTTAATTTTTTTTGATTTTTTAGAATATTAAGTCCTTTTCCTAAATATAGTTTACAAGAATCTAATTGCTTTTGGTTCTTATAAATAGCTGCTATATCACAGTATGCTGAAGATTTAGTATATACCCTGAGAGTATCAGCTGACATATCATCAGCTAAAACTATTACCTCTTTAAGCTCATTAATAGCTTCCCGATAAAGTCCAATATTAGAGTAGTTAAAGCCCAGAAATCTTTTAAAGTTGACTTGAAAATCAAAATTATCTTTAGCATATTCTGCATTTTTAGCAAGTTGTAAATATTGGAAGCTTTTTTTGTAGTTTCTGGAGTATGAATATCCATAAGAAAGATTCAAATAGCTCAGTGCAATGCCTTTAGAATAATTGATCCGTTTAGAGCTTTTCAATACCGACATATTTCTGGACATAAACTGATTGTAGTTACCTTTTCTAGCTAAATTTTCTATATTTTGAAATTCTGAATCTATATATTTAGGTGTTATATCTTGATGATTAAATATGAAAATAGCGATGAATAATGTGAGAATTTTCATTTTGTACTAGTTATTTTGCGAATTGTGGTGTGTAAAACTAGGGAATATTTTGATATTTTACATTAATTAATGAATTAATTACTGAAGATATTAAATGAGTGCTTTAACTAAGTAATTAAAATAAATTACTTAGTTCTCGGCGTTTGAATTAATATTGATTATGATTATGTGCGGCAATAATAAGAATTTGTATTACATAATCCTTTAATGAATGTATGACATAGGTATTACATGTTGAATTTAAATGGAATTATTCCAGGAAAAACAACTAATTCAGTTTATAAAAATAAATGAATACAAAGTGTACTTGTATGTGTTAAGAAAATGAATAAATAGAACGATGTCATTCTATATTTTAGAAATTTTTTTATTGCTTAAAGTTTAAGTGTAATTGAATAAATAATGAATTCTTATGTGGTTTAAGTCGTTCTTCATTATTCGTTCTTTATTCTCTGTTATTATCTCTAATATAGCCTATTTTAAGATTTTAATTGTTGATTGAGAAAAATTGAAATAGAATATTTTGTTATATATCCTATCAACGTTATTTTTTTTCACAAATTTCTCACTACCAATCAAATCTTTTGAAAAGAAGCTTTCTACAACAATCACAAACCACAGTTCTTCGATCTTTAACTGATTTTTTAAATTCTGTAAATTACTTATTTGATACATCCATTTGTCAATAGAGTATTGTATGTTATAAAGGAGATCACAGAAGTAGATTCCTTTTCGTATACCATTTTCTTCAATGACATTAATTTTATGCTCATAATCGATTATTTGCAATGATTGATTGTATATATCAATAAAATGACAAAGATCAAAAACCTGGATCATTTTTTCCTCTTGCTGTATCCCTGACAAATGGGGTTCATCCATGATGTGAGTCGTATATTGCTGAAGTCTATTTAATAAATTCATCGTATTACAAAAGAAATTATAATCGGGCGGTTATTTTTCTTTATTATACAAGAAGACATATTTTTTATACTAAATAATCTTCTAGTAGAGTTTGTATAAAATAAGGTACTGTTAGTATAATTTCTCATTATTAGAAATGCGGATGCTTTATATTTGTTAGATACTGCTAACCCAAAAGATAAAATAAAACATAAAATATTGTTGCAACCTAACAAACCTCAGAGATCAAAAACAGATAAATTTTAATGGATTATGAAATTACGTATGTCCATTGGTATTATCTTAGTATTTCTAGCAATCCCCGGTCAAAGTTTCGCCTATTTATATGGGGAACATAAAAAGATCGGGGATGCTGCTTTTAAACGGTTCAGGTTTATGCATTTGGATCAACCTGGAGGTGGATTCTTTTTTAAAGCGATACTAAGTGGAGAAGATCCTGAAAATTTTGGGTTTTTGTCTTCTGGCGGCAATAAAATCAGTTATGGTATATTAAACGGGCTTAATGGAGACCATGAAATAGATCCGGTATTGCTTGAAGAGCAATTGCGTAATAAAGAATCCGTGATCCAACAGATCATCACTATGCACCAATTGTATATTGATCAGGGACAATTGGCAGCACCCGATGCAAAGCTGGCTGGGCTCGATATGCGATATGCGCTGTTAGCAGTAGCTAATATGTCGCATTTTTATCTGTATGGTAAAGACCTACGCTCGCAGCTTAATGCTTTTACACCGGTTTGGGTACAGGATGCACAGAATAAAACCAAAGTGAAAGCTGTATTTCAAAAGTTGAAAAAGACAAATGCACTGACAATGTATGTGACGGTGCACTTAATAGCCATGGATCTTGCTGCAAAAGCTGGTAAGCTTAAGGAATTTGATCAGGAACGTGCAGAAACATGGTTACAACAGGCTATATTGTTTAACAGTTTTGCAGACCATTTTCTGGAAGATGCTTTTTCATCAGGGCATCTTGTGGTAAACAGGAGTCCATTGGCATCTTTTACCAATAATAAAGCATTGCATGATTTTTATTCGATGAAAGGAAGTATGGTGGTCAATAGGCGAGGTGAGGTATGGAAAGCTTATGGTGATGGATCATTGGAAAAGAGTGGCGCTGACAGGATAATTGAGGCCGTTCAGGTTTCGCTTTCAGAAGTATTTGATGCATATTCAGGGAAGTTAATTGGAAGTATGAAGGCTGATGATTTGTTAGATTCTATTAAACCTCTATGGCTGATACCGATCCCCTATAATACCGATTTAAACAATCTCCTTCCTGACAGCCTGATTACAGTAGAGGCCAGGAAGGCGAGTCAGATATTACCAGACCGAAACTTCATCAGGAGTAGGATTGGAAATTCTATAGTCTTTGGTTTTAATTCGAGAGCATTTAAAAGTGCTAATTTGGAAAGCGGTGAATTCAGGTTGAAGTTTGGGCTTTTCTCAAAACGGTATGAGTATAATGAATTGGGAACAAAAAGAGGAATGTTGGATTATTTTAATGGTTATACGCTGAGTTATGGATTTGGGAGTATTGGCCAATTCGGTTCTGAATTGCCCCGGCAAAGAGTTTATTTGTTAAAAGGAGGTGTCAGGAGCAATTATGATTATTGGATCACGGATAAAAAGTTTTTGGGTTTTATCAGTTATATGGAAGGTGGGGTTGAATTTCAGGAAGGAAAAGCTTCTATTGTATTTGTACCCTCTGTGGGCATACAGCTAGGGCCACTTTTTAATATCAATTATTACAATATGCCCTTGTGGTTAAGGATTCCGGCACAGATGATATTACCTTTAGAGGTTAGATTAGGGAGTGTGATTGGTAAAGGAGAACCGGTAATGTTTTCAGGGCTTGATCTTAATTATGTTTTTTAAAAGTCCTTCAACAAAATTGGCACATATAAGCTTCTGTCAATTTTTATAGGAAAGCAATCTCTCGTTCTTTTCAAAATAGATTTTTGCTGGAAATTGATTTATTTATATATTTTGTATCCATATAATTTGTTCGCTATTTTACAATTTTTAGTGAGTAAAGATGATTTACTTTGAATAAAAAATTGAAATGAAAAAAATACTTGTTTTAAGTGGATTGCTGACATTAGCTTTTTGGTGTAATGCTCAAACCAGTGATGCCTTTAGTTCTGTGAGAAAGACAATTGAAGCGAGCAATGCTATCTACGCTGACCTTGCTAATAAAAATGATGGATCCATCCTGACCCGATATACCGATGATGCCTGTCTCTTTCCTCCAAACGCTACACCAGTATGTGGGAGCAAAGAAATAGGAATATTCTTTAAGTCCGGACCTAAAGTACATGTTAAATTTTCTATCCAGAACCTTTATGGAGACGGTAAAACATATGTAACAGAGGAAAGTTATTATGAGATGACAGATCTGGAGGGTAAGAAACTGGATGATGGAAAAGTAATTGTTATCTGGAAAAATACAAACGAAGGTTGGAAGATGCATCGCGATATGTTCAGCAGTAACCACCTGGTGAAATAGATTCAGAAACCGATGTTGACGGCTTGTTGAAATTCAGCATCATTTTTTATCAGTGAGTTCCTGGATGCAAATGGAGTAATAGCTGTAAATTTTCTGAACTCCTTAATGAAATGTGCCTGATCGTAATATCCACATGCATAAGCTATTTCAGTAAGTGATGCTGCTGTATTCAGTACCATCTGTAAACTCTTATTAAACCGTATTACTCCAGAAAAGGCTGATGGACTAATACCCATATTCATCATATAAAGCTTTTGGATATATCTTTCAGACAGTCCTGAGTTCTGCGCAATAGTAGAGAGGGCTAATGGTTGGTGATCGAGAAAAAACTGTTGGCTGAGGGTCTGGATAATTGAAATTTTCTTTAACCGCGTTTCGTTTTTTTTCAGTTGCTTAAGAAAGTGAGTTTCCAAAATACTGATTTTAGAGATGAGTCCTTCTGTCAGCATTATGCGATCATATAATTCCTTGTTTTCTGCATTGGCCACATCATACATATCTGTGGCATAGTTAGTGAATTCGGATAAAGGGGCTGAAAAGAATAATGATGCAGCATACGGGTAAATACGAGCAATAAGAATAGATGTATATTTTTTTACTGTAAGCCTGGTGGGAAGGGTAAGATGTCCCAACAATTCTATATCTGGAGTGTTCTTCCGTTTACCATTGATAATAGTGGCGGCTGCCCCTCCAGATAAATTAATGATTAAATCTACATATCCACTTGGATAAAATACCTCATTATCAATATCCCTGTCAATCGTAACAACAGTAAAGTTCTTTATGTAGGGTGCTAAAATTGTGGAAGGTAAAATCTGCATATGATGATTTTATTAAAACTTATAATATATCTTTTTGCAACTTATCTGACTCCGGTTACAATTGGTGATTGACATTATCTATTTTCCGGAAATTAATACCCGGTTTTACTTATGTTCCTATATATCAAAATGGTAACTACTTACAAATGTAAAGTAATTTTCAAAATATTTTTAATAAATACTTTTAACGGTGAAAAGAAAAGGATTGATGTTGAGAGAGAAGAATACAGA is part of the Chryseobacterium paludis genome and encodes:
- a CDS encoding helix-turn-helix domain-containing protein — protein: MQILPSTILAPYIKNFTVVTIDRDIDNEVFYPSGYVDLIINLSGGAAATIINGKRKNTPDIELLGHLTLPTRLTVKKYTSILIARIYPYAASLFFSAPLSEFTNYATDMYDVANAENKELYDRIMLTEGLISKISILETHFLKQLKKNETRLKKISIIQTLSQQFFLDHQPLALSTIAQNSGLSERYIQKLYMMNMGISPSAFSGVIRFNKSLQMVLNTAASLTEIAYACGYYDQAHFIKEFRKFTAITPFASRNSLIKNDAEFQQAVNIGF